From the bacterium genome, one window contains:
- the sprA gene encoding cell surface protein SprA yields MLILLACVAPTLVAQDDSTYVTTKLPVELPKPVTNRLGYKTYQPILSTKEPARRDIDYDLETGAVNEDIVIPSDKGMMVLEVRHSSVFDFLQERAKVKEDTLFEAISNQYLTGEVASAASQQKRGMMPEINLPDLMPKALASIIGEGTGSLSIHGRSVTEMSGTSTFQKPEDTGLFRRQSKFPRLKLDQRQQINIEGVIGTKIHVFVDYNSQNEFANRNRIEVEYQGEEDEILQSLQLGDVNLSLPPSMLVAANIPRGNFGIMGQTRLGALTTTFIASKEEGESSKKNIKIPVSGDAEASDSTFFRDVNFSRNRHFLLIDPGLIATSHIKFLDRGGAPLADETKRPTKVRVFKDDNKFENNNQGENQARPGVMYLDPTNIDPDSPYNEFGFFNEMVINTDFVLEQCGIAISFIGWVADDEKIGTIYTEQGGRQVGTSDGDTLRLKLIKTALMSPEHPSWNLMLRNVYSFGSGSQISQQTFAIDIFTNQTPPRYDEGGRTFLDIFGLDNDADTKVDRIYIDFQHGLIFFPSLEPFNKPYDEDGKEFNLLTRNQQMYVEDDPSRLNTLEHQKYNIVVRYNRAEGSSARTFELGAMQIIKDSERIYMNDKILRRDTDYTIDYEFGQLTLKPGLEIPPNSEIKVDYEQVALFQTGNTSLFGFHNEYELDPQRKNYLTSTLFIQNVESVDRSFVRLGDEPKTNILGEFGGKFEFDSERLTEWINRLPMLESRTPSKLDITGGLAFSNPNPNTRGGVLIEDFETSKIENPSLMMAFQSWRLGSVPKSADGNFDLFERARAGDVWWFDPYYLTQNRYGFNEEDVYGRIEGRTELNRDVPVQVMSFIFTPRGNNELERRQSWRSVTQPVSDTGVLGMNDREFLQVYIATGRDQGKLIIDFGRVDEDQVRFNKEGELVGVGNLDTEDRNFDGRLDYNEDTGLDGVEGADGANVLGDDGNDDYYRPLDGGVDARRLNLTEGNNKGQIGNNFDTEDLNHNGALDQQERLFRVTIDLERMEIIPPPGVFIPEVDRKVLVDQVDFDPNGVRKDLVNILGADNWYLLEIPLPKEGSRYEQYYEHINNPSLSNILQVRLSFYDFAKIDTVDFAAINFVGNRFKPNEEGVVRRLEETLVDTLASDTLYTPASEEEAAREAALSAVANHGAVTISSINTILNNEYYPPPTISATINKYNRSGNTESFTAQEAALAIKFEALQRGYEGWALKAENNQQSYLDYAAMSFFINGRQGYYEPKPIFLLRIGTDRDNFYEYSCPVDTGWKEVDVPFSGFLTLKDSLQGALNLNQIQNFTQDVKRGNYRIKGNPSLTKISIMTVGVANENSGVPVSGEVWIDDVRLTDVIKEFGLNTRLQVEAQLSDLGRLSFGISNRDNKFRNLNESIPTASSFKYNVGGTINLDRFTPEDWGLRLPVNLNTQYQLDLPRFHPGSEDVTILSQQNKDFYKTETKTNTFNFSYTKSRGTSLASKLLFDRLTSQVSYSSNTRTAPRNLNSSLSINSRIAYRATLPREAEVAVFPPSAFGWAKYVPLPYFLKNNTLTNDLAGARFRYMPNDFELSTTTDYRKTQSYDNTSKLFRLDSVYTSTNIARVQYRPFQSIQSTFNLQTQRNMQETARGSKLLGMNIGNEIARRQQATLDLSPRSLPWLQPTYRFSANYNNDHNPQYAQSFGNNGDFRKFDADNQQTAGLRFMLPQFRQSLAGVRLTDPDKASGKKDEKAEASSSAAYKRQPRRTPGAAAAGAKGGAEGGGGFFDRYLFHPINYMLDSFDPLSFQATKREQDRWEKMERNPGFLYQLGLEGLDEATRLRPSLGDTADFSSYTWSFTRAYQSGIRLPGNAKIGSNYVEQGSNNHTINGYRATREKGPELTFDYSNVYLPPFVRSFLFSVDVSSGYELKKSITENSIKISDDNPAGLEVMSREERWNPKARVAANWGKSGTVRTLYTKSSSVKRDELLDQSRRALTVSDEDAFNLQYSFSAPHGINLPLLRALKIQSNVRAAMDVRKRISQNLTQVLSAVGEVEEEIINRDTEDLTITPTLSYDFAQVIGSLSASYNTNKDRKNGTTRVTIMMKMSVTLDF; encoded by the coding sequence GTGCTGATCCTGCTCGCCTGTGTCGCCCCGACACTGGTCGCGCAGGACGATTCGACCTATGTGACCACCAAGCTGCCGGTCGAGCTGCCCAAGCCTGTCACCAACCGTCTGGGCTACAAGACCTACCAACCCATCCTGTCCACCAAAGAGCCGGCCCGCCGGGATATCGATTACGACCTGGAAACCGGGGCCGTGAACGAGGACATCGTCATTCCCTCCGATAAGGGCATGATGGTGCTCGAGGTGCGCCACAGCTCGGTCTTCGATTTCCTGCAGGAACGGGCCAAGGTCAAGGAAGACACCCTGTTCGAGGCGATCTCCAACCAGTACCTCACCGGCGAAGTGGCCAGCGCGGCCAGTCAGCAGAAACGCGGCATGATGCCGGAGATCAACCTGCCCGACCTGATGCCCAAGGCCCTGGCCTCGATCATCGGCGAGGGCACCGGCTCGCTGTCTATCCACGGCCGCAGCGTGACCGAAATGAGCGGCACCAGCACGTTCCAGAAGCCGGAGGACACCGGCCTGTTCCGCCGCCAGAGCAAGTTCCCGCGCCTGAAACTGGACCAGCGCCAGCAGATCAACATCGAGGGCGTGATCGGGACCAAGATCCACGTGTTCGTGGACTACAACTCGCAGAACGAGTTTGCCAACCGCAACCGGATCGAGGTGGAGTACCAGGGCGAGGAGGACGAGATCCTGCAGAGCCTGCAACTGGGCGATGTCAACCTGAGCCTGCCGCCCAGCATGCTGGTGGCGGCCAACATCCCGCGCGGCAATTTCGGGATCATGGGCCAGACCCGCCTGGGAGCCTTGACCACCACGTTCATCGCCTCGAAGGAAGAGGGCGAGTCCAGCAAGAAGAACATCAAGATACCGGTCTCCGGGGACGCCGAGGCCAGCGACTCGACATTTTTCCGGGATGTCAATTTCAGCCGCAACCGTCATTTCCTGCTGATCGACCCGGGCCTGATCGCCACGAGCCACATCAAGTTCCTCGACCGCGGCGGCGCCCCGCTGGCCGATGAGACGAAGCGGCCGACCAAGGTGCGGGTGTTCAAGGACGACAACAAGTTCGAAAACAACAACCAGGGCGAGAACCAGGCCCGTCCCGGCGTGATGTACCTCGACCCGACCAACATCGACCCCGATTCCCCCTACAACGAGTTCGGCTTCTTCAACGAAATGGTGATCAACACCGATTTCGTGCTCGAACAGTGCGGCATCGCGATCAGCTTCATCGGCTGGGTGGCCGACGATGAGAAGATCGGGACGATCTACACCGAGCAGGGCGGCCGCCAGGTGGGCACGAGCGACGGGGACACGCTGCGCCTGAAGCTCATCAAGACCGCCCTGATGAGCCCGGAGCACCCCTCCTGGAACCTGATGCTGCGCAACGTCTACTCGTTCGGCAGCGGCTCCCAGATCAGCCAGCAGACCTTTGCGATCGACATCTTCACCAACCAGACCCCGCCGCGCTACGATGAGGGCGGCCGCACCTTCCTCGACATCTTCGGCCTGGACAACGACGCCGACACGAAGGTGGACCGCATCTACATCGATTTCCAGCACGGCCTGATCTTCTTCCCCTCGCTGGAGCCGTTCAACAAGCCCTACGACGAGGACGGCAAGGAGTTCAACCTGCTGACCCGCAACCAGCAGATGTACGTGGAGGACGACCCCAGCCGCCTGAACACCCTCGAGCACCAGAAATACAACATCGTGGTGCGCTACAACCGCGCCGAGGGCTCCTCGGCCCGCACTTTCGAGCTGGGCGCGATGCAGATCATCAAGGACTCAGAGCGTATCTACATGAACGACAAGATCCTGCGCCGGGACACGGACTACACGATCGACTACGAGTTCGGCCAGCTCACGCTTAAACCCGGACTGGAAATTCCACCCAACAGCGAGATCAAGGTGGATTACGAGCAGGTGGCTCTTTTCCAGACCGGCAACACCAGCCTGTTCGGTTTCCACAACGAGTACGAGCTTGACCCGCAGCGCAAGAACTACCTGACCAGCACGCTGTTCATCCAGAACGTGGAGAGCGTGGACCGCTCGTTCGTGCGCCTGGGCGATGAGCCCAAGACCAATATTCTGGGCGAGTTCGGCGGCAAGTTCGAGTTCGACAGCGAGCGGCTGACCGAATGGATCAACCGTCTGCCCATGCTGGAGAGCCGCACACCCTCCAAGCTGGACATTACCGGCGGCCTGGCGTTCAGCAACCCCAACCCCAACACCCGCGGCGGCGTGCTCATCGAGGATTTCGAGACCTCGAAGATCGAGAACCCGAGCCTGATGATGGCGTTCCAGAGCTGGCGCCTGGGCAGCGTGCCCAAGTCCGCGGACGGCAATTTCGACCTGTTCGAGAGGGCCCGCGCCGGAGATGTCTGGTGGTTCGACCCCTACTACCTGACCCAGAACCGCTACGGGTTCAACGAAGAGGATGTCTACGGCCGGATAGAGGGCCGCACCGAGCTGAACCGCGACGTGCCGGTGCAGGTGATGTCGTTCATTTTCACCCCGCGCGGTAACAACGAGCTGGAGCGCCGCCAGAGCTGGCGCAGCGTGACCCAGCCGGTGAGCGACACCGGCGTGCTGGGCATGAACGACCGCGAGTTCCTGCAGGTCTATATCGCCACCGGCCGCGACCAGGGCAAGCTGATCATCGATTTCGGACGGGTGGATGAGGACCAGGTGCGGTTCAACAAGGAAGGCGAGTTGGTGGGGGTGGGCAACCTGGACACCGAGGACCGCAATTTCGACGGCCGGCTGGACTACAACGAAGACACCGGTCTGGACGGGGTCGAGGGGGCGGACGGCGCGAATGTGCTGGGCGATGACGGCAACGACGACTACTACCGCCCGCTGGACGGCGGGGTGGACGCGCGCCGCCTGAACCTGACCGAGGGCAACAACAAGGGGCAGATCGGCAACAATTTCGACACCGAGGACCTGAACCACAACGGCGCCCTGGACCAGCAGGAACGCCTCTTCCGCGTCACCATCGACCTGGAGCGCATGGAGATCATACCGCCGCCCGGCGTGTTCATCCCCGAGGTGGACCGCAAGGTGCTGGTCGACCAGGTGGATTTCGACCCGAACGGGGTGCGCAAGGACCTGGTCAACATCCTGGGCGCCGACAACTGGTATCTGCTCGAAATCCCGCTACCCAAGGAAGGCAGCCGGTACGAGCAGTACTACGAACACATAAACAACCCCTCGCTGTCCAACATCCTGCAGGTGCGCCTGTCGTTCTACGATTTCGCCAAGATCGACACGGTCGATTTCGCGGCGATCAATTTCGTGGGCAACCGGTTCAAGCCCAACGAGGAGGGCGTGGTCCGCCGTCTGGAGGAGACCCTGGTCGACACCCTGGCCTCGGACACGCTCTACACCCCGGCCAGCGAGGAGGAGGCCGCGCGCGAGGCCGCCCTGAGCGCCGTGGCCAACCACGGCGCGGTGACGATCAGCTCGATCAACACGATCCTGAACAACGAGTACTATCCGCCGCCCACGATCAGCGCCACGATCAACAAGTACAACCGGAGCGGCAACACCGAGAGTTTCACCGCGCAGGAGGCGGCCCTGGCGATCAAGTTTGAGGCCCTCCAGCGCGGCTACGAGGGTTGGGCGCTCAAGGCCGAGAACAACCAGCAGAGCTACCTGGATTACGCCGCCATGAGCTTTTTCATCAACGGGCGGCAGGGCTACTACGAGCCGAAACCCATTTTCCTGCTGCGTATCGGCACGGACCGCGACAATTTCTACGAGTATTCCTGTCCGGTGGATACGGGCTGGAAAGAGGTGGATGTCCCGTTCAGCGGCTTCCTCACCCTGAAAGACAGCCTGCAGGGAGCGCTCAACCTGAACCAGATCCAGAATTTCACGCAGGATGTCAAGCGCGGCAATTACCGGATCAAGGGCAATCCCTCGTTGACCAAGATTTCGATCATGACCGTGGGCGTGGCCAATGAGAACAGCGGCGTGCCGGTCTCGGGCGAGGTCTGGATCGATGACGTGCGCCTGACCGACGTGATCAAGGAGTTCGGTCTGAACACCCGTCTGCAGGTGGAGGCGCAGCTATCGGACCTCGGCCGGCTGAGTTTCGGCATCAGCAACCGGGACAATAAGTTCAGGAACCTGAACGAATCGATCCCCACCGCCAGCTCGTTCAAGTACAATGTCGGCGGCACGATCAACCTCGACCGTTTCACGCCCGAGGACTGGGGCTTGCGGCTGCCGGTCAACCTCAACACCCAGTACCAGCTCGACCTGCCCCGTTTCCATCCAGGAAGCGAGGATGTGACGATCTTATCCCAGCAAAACAAGGATTTCTACAAGACGGAAACGAAGACCAACACGTTCAATTTCAGCTATACCAAGAGCCGCGGGACCTCGCTGGCCTCGAAGCTGCTTTTCGACCGTCTGACCAGCCAGGTCAGCTACAGCAGCAACACCCGCACGGCGCCGCGTAACCTGAACTCGTCGCTGTCGATCAACAGCCGTATCGCCTACCGCGCCACCCTGCCGCGCGAGGCCGAGGTGGCCGTGTTCCCGCCCTCGGCTTTCGGTTGGGCCAAGTACGTGCCGCTGCCGTATTTCCTCAAGAACAACACGCTGACCAATGACCTGGCCGGCGCCCGTTTCCGTTACATGCCGAACGATTTCGAGCTTTCCACCACCACGGATTACCGCAAAACCCAGTCTTACGACAACACCTCGAAACTGTTCCGCCTGGACTCGGTCTACACCTCGACCAACATCGCCCGGGTCCAGTACCGACCGTTCCAGAGCATCCAGAGCACGTTCAACCTCCAGACCCAGCGGAACATGCAGGAGACCGCCCGGGGGAGCAAGCTGCTCGGGATGAACATCGGCAACGAGATCGCCCGCCGTCAGCAGGCCACGCTGGACCTCAGCCCGCGCTCGCTGCCGTGGCTGCAGCCGACTTACCGTTTCAGCGCGAACTACAACAACGACCACAACCCGCAGTACGCCCAGAGCTTCGGGAACAACGGCGATTTCCGCAAGTTCGACGCGGACAACCAGCAGACCGCCGGTCTGCGTTTCATGCTGCCGCAGTTCCGTCAGTCCCTGGCCGGGGTCCGTCTCACCGACCCGGACAAGGCCTCGGGCAAGAAAGACGAGAAGGCGGAGGCCAGCTCCTCAGCGGCCTACAAGCGGCAGCCGCGGCGCACGCCGGGTGCAGCGGCTGCCGGCGCCAAGGGTGGAGCGGAAGGCGGTGGGGGGTTCTTTGACCGCTACCTGTTCCATCCGATAAACTACATGCTCGACAGCTTCGATCCGCTGTCGTTCCAGGCCACCAAGAGGGAGCAGGATCGCTGGGAAAAAATGGAGCGCAACCCGGGTTTCCTCTACCAGCTCGGGCTCGAGGGCCTGGACGAGGCGACCCGTCTGCGGCCCAGCCTGGGCGACACCGCGGATTTCAGCTCCTACACCTGGAGCTTCACCCGCGCCTACCAGAGCGGCATCCGTCTGCCCGGCAACGCCAAGATCGGCTCGAACTATGTCGAGCAGGGCAGCAACAACCATACGATCAACGGCTATCGCGCCACCCGCGAGAAAGGGCCGGAGCTGACTTTCGATTACTCGAATGTCTACCTGCCGCCGTTCGTGCGGAGTTTCCTGTTCAGTGTCGATGTGTCCTCGGGCTACGAGCTGAAAAAGAGCATCACCGAGAACAGCATCAAGATATCCGATGACAACCCGGCCGGTCTGGAAGTGATGAGCCGCGAGGAGCGCTGGAACCCCAAGGCCCGCGTGGCGGCCAACTGGGGCAAGAGCGGCACGGTGCGCACCCTGTACACCAAGAGCAGCTCGGTAAAGCGGGACGAGCTTCTGGACCAGAGCCGCCGAGCCCTGACCGTATCGGACGAGGACGCGTTCAACTTGCAGTACAGTTTCAGCGCCCCGCACGGCATCAACCTGCCGCTGTTGCGCGCACTGAAAATCCAGAGCAACGTGCGTGCGGCCATGGATGTACGCAAGCGTATCTCGCAGAACCTGACCCAGGTCTTGAGCGCGGTCGGCGAGGTTGAGGAGGAGATCATCAACCGCGACACCGAGGACCTGACAATCACGCCCACCCTTTCCTACGATTTCGCGCAGGTGATCGGGAGCCTGTCGGCTTCCTACAACACCAACAAGGACCGCAAGAACGGAACCACGCGCGTGACGATCATGATGAAGATGAGTGTCACCCTGGATTTCTGA
- a CDS encoding helix-hairpin-helix domain-containing protein: MSQYLNSWEARAALVLAALALAGFWAGGALERRAAARSSLPAAAPSDSLARRMLEREYLRRSGPVAVNHATAGELTGLEGIGPELAGRIVAERSSGGPFRDGADLASRVRGIGPATVARLAGRLLFSDTLEAGEP, translated from the coding sequence GTGTCGCAGTATCTTAATTCATGGGAGGCCCGGGCCGCGCTGGTCCTGGCTGCGTTGGCCCTGGCCGGGTTCTGGGCGGGCGGCGCCCTGGAGCGCCGTGCAGCGGCCCGCAGCAGTCTGCCCGCCGCCGCGCCGTCCGACAGCCTGGCCCGCCGGATGCTCGAGCGTGAGTACCTGCGCCGCAGCGGCCCGGTGGCGGTCAACCACGCCACGGCCGGGGAACTGACCGGCCTGGAGGGGATCGGCCCGGAGCTGGCCGGACGGATCGTGGCCGAGCGGTCCAGCGGCGGGCCGTTCCGTGACGGGGCCGACCTGGCCTCCCGCGTGCGCGGCATCGGGCCGGCCACTGTGGCCCGTCTGGCCGGGCGGCTCCTATTCAGCGACACTCTCGAAGCGGGTGAACCTTGA
- a CDS encoding sigma-54 dependent transcriptional regulator, with the protein MNATLYIIEDDRDCVELLKEVFSDQEYRLRCFLSSRQALETMKREGLPDLVLTDLMLPELDGISLLKEIRAMNPRLPVILMTAHASVQTAVEALKLGASDYITKPLNFEELLLTVRNSLELDRLRTRIAGLNKDRKSRYIPSALLGEHELIRASREMLIRLAGASTTSVMLRGESGSGKNLAARIIHYNSPLAEAPFVELNCAAVPASLIEAELFGYRRGSFTGAAADKEGIVEQADGGTLFLDEIAEVPLEVQSKLLSFLENRSFRRIGEVVERQVTVRLIAASNQSLESLIEQGRFRNDLFYRINVVSCELPPLRRLGRDVLSIAEKFVGEFNVQFNKQVSGLSPAAADCLLSHDWPGNVRELRNVIERAMLFAVGPRLERQDIQVASPVGETRAVGGFRIPEQGLDWEEHERETLVQALERSGNNQSRAARLLSMSRDTFIYRLKKFGLYH; encoded by the coding sequence TTGAACGCCACGCTGTACATAATCGAGGACGACCGCGACTGCGTCGAGCTGCTAAAGGAGGTGTTCAGCGACCAGGAGTACCGCCTGCGCTGTTTCCTCTCCTCGCGCCAGGCCCTGGAGACCATGAAACGCGAGGGCCTGCCCGACCTGGTGCTGACCGACCTGATGCTGCCGGAGCTGGACGGTATCTCGCTGCTCAAGGAGATACGGGCCATGAACCCGCGCCTGCCCGTGATCCTGATGACCGCCCACGCCAGCGTGCAGACCGCGGTGGAGGCCCTCAAGCTGGGGGCCAGCGACTACATCACCAAGCCGCTCAATTTCGAGGAACTGCTCCTGACCGTGCGTAACAGCCTGGAGCTTGACCGTCTGCGCACACGTATCGCCGGGCTGAACAAGGACCGCAAGAGCCGCTACATCCCCTCGGCCCTGCTGGGCGAGCATGAGTTGATCCGCGCCAGCCGCGAGATGCTCATCCGTCTGGCCGGCGCCAGTACGACCAGCGTGATGCTGCGCGGTGAGAGCGGCAGCGGCAAGAACCTGGCCGCCCGGATCATCCACTACAACAGCCCGCTGGCCGAGGCCCCGTTCGTGGAACTCAACTGCGCCGCGGTGCCGGCCAGCCTGATCGAGGCCGAGCTGTTCGGCTACCGCCGCGGCTCCTTCACCGGGGCGGCCGCGGACAAGGAGGGTATTGTCGAGCAGGCGGACGGCGGCACGCTGTTCCTGGACGAGATCGCAGAGGTGCCGCTGGAGGTGCAGTCCAAGCTGCTTTCGTTCCTGGAGAACCGGAGTTTCCGCCGGATCGGCGAGGTGGTGGAGCGCCAGGTGACAGTGCGCCTGATCGCGGCCAGCAACCAGTCGCTGGAGAGCCTGATCGAGCAGGGACGGTTCCGCAACGACCTGTTCTACCGGATCAACGTGGTCAGCTGCGAGCTGCCGCCCCTGCGCCGCCTGGGCCGGGATGTGCTGTCCATCGCCGAGAAGTTCGTCGGCGAGTTCAACGTCCAGTTCAACAAGCAGGTGAGCGGGTTAAGCCCGGCCGCAGCGGATTGCCTGCTGTCGCATGACTGGCCGGGCAACGTGCGCGAGTTGCGCAACGTGATCGAGCGCGCCATGCTCTTTGCGGTCGGCCCGCGGCTGGAGCGGCAGGACATCCAGGTCGCCTCGCCGGTTGGCGAGACCCGCGCCGTGGGGGGGTTCCGTATCCCGGAGCAGGGGCTGGACTGGGAGGAGCACGAGCGCGAGACCCTGGTCCAGGCCCTGGAGCGCTCGGGCAACAACCAGAGCCGCGCCGCCCGCCTGCTGTCGATGTCGCGCGACACGTTCATCTACCGGCTGAAGAAGTTCGGCCTTTACCATTAG
- a CDS encoding SpoIIE family protein phosphatase translates to MQAAELEQVVSSQQREIESLRRRLAFFSSMIEVSVIISSTFELDELIRRVLETSQRVMDSEASNLMLIDEATGRLECRIALGEVGDRLKGGMSLEIGQGIAGWVAQTGKSLVVPDVSRDERFCPDVDRQTGFITRSILCAPLIVQNRVIGVAEVLNRTDGKSFDAEDLRLFETFCRAVAVAVQNAQMHKRLVQSQLMEQQLEMASTIQQGFLPRSFSMTKEGLFEIAARNLPASMVGGDFYDCIELRPELFGLTIGDVSGKGVPAALYMARLLSDFRFYAHQAEEPVPTMHILNEMLTERSQQGMFVTMVYLTLDTDSGTLSYVNAGHLPPYLCQGSGSGLRRLTGGEGIPLGIQDPAEFSEGRVTLERGDTLVMFSDGVMDAKNTVGEVFTLEGIERLLGGFHGSASALVDRIIAAVLEHCGTEKQFDDITVLVLRWLG, encoded by the coding sequence ATGCAGGCAGCCGAGCTCGAGCAGGTGGTCTCCAGCCAGCAGCGTGAGATCGAATCGTTGCGGCGCAGGCTGGCGTTTTTTTCCAGCATGATCGAGGTAAGTGTAATCATCAGTTCCACTTTTGAGCTGGACGAGTTGATCCGCCGTGTACTGGAGACCAGCCAGCGGGTGATGGACTCCGAGGCCAGCAACCTGATGCTGATCGACGAGGCCACCGGCCGTCTGGAGTGCAGGATCGCTCTGGGCGAGGTGGGCGATAGGCTCAAAGGGGGCATGAGCCTGGAGATCGGCCAGGGCATCGCCGGCTGGGTGGCCCAGACCGGCAAGTCGCTGGTGGTGCCGGATGTGTCCAGGGATGAGCGTTTCTGCCCGGATGTGGACCGCCAGACCGGTTTTATCACCCGCAGCATTCTCTGCGCTCCACTGATTGTCCAGAACCGGGTGATCGGGGTGGCCGAGGTTCTCAACCGCACGGACGGCAAGAGTTTCGATGCCGAGGACCTGCGCCTGTTCGAGACGTTCTGCCGGGCGGTGGCGGTGGCGGTGCAGAACGCGCAGATGCACAAGCGGCTCGTGCAATCACAATTGATGGAGCAACAACTCGAAATGGCTTCAACCATACAGCAGGGTTTTCTGCCGCGCTCGTTTTCGATGACAAAGGAAGGGCTTTTCGAGATCGCCGCGCGCAACCTTCCCGCCAGCATGGTGGGCGGCGATTTCTACGACTGCATCGAGCTGCGGCCCGAGCTGTTCGGCCTGACCATCGGGGATGTCTCGGGCAAGGGTGTGCCGGCGGCGCTGTACATGGCGCGCCTGCTGAGCGATTTCCGGTTCTATGCCCACCAGGCCGAGGAACCGGTGCCCACGATGCACATCCTGAACGAGATGCTGACCGAGCGCAGCCAGCAGGGCATGTTCGTGACCATGGTCTACCTGACCCTGGACACGGACAGCGGTACACTGTCGTATGTCAACGCCGGCCACCTGCCACCCTACCTCTGCCAGGGCAGCGGCTCGGGGCTGCGGCGGCTCACCGGCGGCGAGGGTATCCCGCTGGGCATCCAGGACCCGGCCGAGTTCAGCGAGGGCAGGGTGACGCTCGAGCGGGGGGACACGCTGGTGATGTTCTCCGACGGGGTGATGGACGCCAAGAACACCGTGGGGGAGGTTTTCACCCTGGAGGGCATCGAGCGGCTGCTCGGTGGGTTCCACGGGTCGGCCTCCGCGCTGGTCGACCGGATCATCGCTGCGGTGCTCGAGCATTGCGGAACGGAAAAGCAGTTCGACGACATCACGGTCCTTGTCCTGAGGTGGCTGGGATAA
- a CDS encoding ATP-binding protein translates to MPQEYLDLKVPSNPKLLRLVRRTVAAACEVMGFDPREINAITLAVDESCTNIIRHCGGGGYHGDILVRLRMLPDRLVVTIRDYGGAIDLARLNDCLEQHRRELQDQRSVRPGGLGVMLIHSVMDRVRYRTNQDRGTVLRLVKYLGKRKGD, encoded by the coding sequence ATGCCGCAGGAATATCTCGACCTCAAGGTCCCCTCCAACCCCAAGCTGCTGCGTCTGGTCCGGCGGACCGTGGCCGCGGCCTGCGAGGTGATGGGGTTCGATCCGCGCGAGATCAACGCGATCACCCTGGCGGTGGATGAGAGCTGCACCAACATCATCCGTCATTGCGGCGGCGGCGGGTACCACGGCGATATCCTGGTGCGTCTGCGCATGCTGCCCGACCGCCTGGTGGTCACGATCCGCGACTACGGCGGAGCGATCGACCTGGCCCGCCTTAACGATTGCCTGGAGCAGCACCGTCGCGAGCTGCAGGACCAGCGCAGCGTGCGTCCCGGGGGGCTGGGAGTTATGCTCATCCATTCGGTGATGGACCGGGTCCGTTACCGCACGAACCAGGACCGCGGCACGGTGCTGCGCCTGGTCAAGTACCTGGGCAAGAGGAAAGGGGACTGA
- a CDS encoding STAS domain-containing protein — protein MEVSVNREGELAVISVSGDVDLYSSPGMRKAITAQAKKKVPLIVIDLEGVDYMDSSGVATLVEGLQLSGRYGGRFRIAGLKPSVREVFELSRLDKVFSIFASREEASTAG, from the coding sequence TTGGAAGTTTCGGTCAACAGGGAGGGCGAGCTTGCGGTAATCTCGGTCAGCGGGGATGTCGACCTCTACAGCAGTCCCGGCATGCGCAAGGCGATCACCGCGCAGGCCAAGAAAAAGGTCCCGCTGATAGTGATCGACCTCGAAGGCGTGGACTACATGGACTCCAGCGGTGTGGCCACCCTGGTCGAGGGCTTGCAGCTGTCCGGGCGCTACGGCGGACGTTTCCGTATCGCCGGGCTGAAACCCTCGGTGCGCGAGGTGTTCGAGCTGTCACGCCTGGACAAGGTCTTCTCGATCTTCGCCTCCAGGGAAGAGGCCTCCACGGCCGGCTGA
- a CDS encoding ABC transporter permease, with amino-acid sequence MAESEQAGQGLVVSVVGRIGRWGFGLFEQVRLIRRLLRDSLYWTFVAPLTGKGLRVGSTFDEMVKVGVSAVPIVALISFSIGLILAMQSAYQLQQFGATIFTANLVAVAQTRELGPLMTAIIVAGRSGSGIAAEIGSMKVGEEIDALRSMGFNPVKFLVVPKLLALAIMVPCLTVLSDFIGIGGGFTMGVLNLDLGFVRYLNRTIQALVLKDIVTGLIKSWVFALLIGLTGCYMGFAVEGGAEGVGRRTTLSVVVSIFLIILADAFFTAVFYYLW; translated from the coding sequence ATGGCGGAGTCGGAACAGGCCGGACAGGGCTTGGTCGTCTCGGTTGTCGGCCGGATCGGCCGTTGGGGTTTCGGCCTGTTCGAGCAGGTGCGGCTCATCCGCCGGCTCCTCCGGGACAGCCTCTACTGGACTTTTGTCGCCCCGCTGACCGGCAAGGGCCTGCGCGTGGGCAGCACGTTCGACGAGATGGTCAAGGTGGGGGTGAGCGCGGTGCCCATCGTGGCGCTGATCTCGTTCTCCATCGGCCTGATCCTGGCCATGCAGAGCGCCTACCAGCTCCAGCAGTTCGGCGCCACCATTTTCACCGCCAACCTGGTGGCCGTGGCCCAGACCCGCGAGCTGGGCCCCCTGATGACCGCGATCATCGTGGCCGGGCGCTCGGGCAGCGGGATCGCCGCCGAGATCGGCTCGATGAAGGTGGGCGAGGAGATCGACGCGCTCAGGTCGATGGGGTTCAACCCGGTCAAGTTCCTGGTGGTGCCCAAGCTGCTGGCCCTGGCGATCATGGTCCCCTGCCTGACTGTGCTGTCCGATTTCATCGGCATCGGCGGCGGGTTCACCATGGGCGTGCTGAACCTGGACCTGGGTTTTGTGCGCTACCTCAACCGCACGATCCAGGCGCTGGTGCTCAAGGATATCGTGACCGGCCTGATCAAGAGTTGGGTCTTCGCCCTGCTGATCGGGCTGACCGGCTGCTACATGGGCTTTGCGGTCGAGGGCGGGGCCGAGGGGGTGGGACGGCGCACCACGCTGTCGGTGGTGGTCTCCATTTTTCTGATCATCCTTGCGGACGCCTTTTTCACCGCTGTTTTCTACTACCTGTGGTGA